AGAAAGATTATGTCTCAGTGAAAAACTACTACTTCCATTGGCATGATGAACTAATAAATTATCAATAACCACCGATCTAAAACCTTTCTCTAATACTCGATAATGCAAATCAGTCTCTTCCCAATAACCTTGATGATAATTTTTATCAAATAATTGAAACTCCTTTAAAGTGGTTTTCCGTACCGCTAAGCAAAAACCAACTGCAGTGTGTGCAGCTGGATATTTTGGTGTAAAACTACAGAGATAGCGATCAAGATCTAACCAAGATTGTCCCCAGTTCGGTAAGATAGTTAAATTTGAAGCATTAGTAGAAAATGGTGTTGCTAATACAACCTTAGCATCACTCTGAAAAGCAGATTGAATTCTCTCTAACCAATCAGGAGGAACCAAGGTATCAGTATTAAGAAATACAACGATAGCTGTTTCTGCTGCCGCATAAAGCTGATTAGCATTTTCAAGATAACCAATATTTTCTACTTGCCTAATTAATTTTATTTTAAATGGTGAATCATCAATAATTTGATCAATTAAAGATTGTGTTAATTCATCAGAACAGTCATCCCCTATAATAATTTCTGTTAACAGTGATGGGTTACTGTTACTCTCTAATGTTGTAAACAAATCGCGTAAGCGATGTGGCGAATTGAATACCGGGATCACAATTGAAATAGAATGACTGTTGTTATCCATAAAATTTTCCAAAAATAAACAACCAATCCTACTGATTGATTTTATTTAAAATAAAATTGATCACCTTCGATAAAAAACGAACTGGCCGCATGACCCGCCAAGAGTAACTGTTATGTATTTGAACAATGTATTTTTCTAACAAGGCCAGTTGTTCCTGATACTGGTTAATCGTTGCACTATTACTCTCTAATAATTCTGCTATCTTATTATGTTTCTTAAATTCATTGATAGCGAGCACCCTGATAGGCAATAAACGTGCCTGCACCATCGGCAATGAGATCATCTGTTTTGTATCACAAACCCAACTTTGCAACTCATCTTCTATCACTAGATAACGCGTTATATCTGGAAGCGTAATCAGCAAATTTAAACGGGCTGTTAACTCAAAAAAGAGTTCCAGTATAACGATAGGAACCCCGTCTTGCGGTATCGCTATCGCCCTTACGGTTAAAAAACTAAAAAAGAGTGCCCGAAAAACTATATAACCAAACTCAATGGCATACTGCAACTGCCACTCTTGATCGATAAAAACTGCCGTACCATCCTGTTTAAGGATCAAGTTGCGTGGCAAAGCATCTAACAAGTTACCAGGGACCAGTGACTCCGACGTCGGCAGGGTATTCAGCCTGGCCTGTCGTAAAAAAGCCGCTAACCAAATTTTAGCCCAAGCCGTTAATTCCTCTAAGGTCCAACCTGGCTGGTTAACAATTTGATAGAGTTTTTGTTGCCAATGCTCCCCTTTGACAAAGGGTTCATCTTCAGAGAGCGTCAACATCAGTGGAATATCCTGTGTTATGGCTACTGGTGGGTATAAACGCTCAGAACTCACACACACTTCGCTATTCCTAGTAGAGAAAGTGACCACTTTGCTAAACTCTGCTCGGCGATCCGTCGCGTAATGGTAGCCTAAGATATCCTGTGGGCACTCCGTTTTTTGTGCGCCAGCTATCACCAGAAATGAGTTTGAGAGCTCGCCAAATAGCTTATTACGGCTAATAGCCTGACTGGCCAGCTCTAGCGAAAATAGAGAGAGCTCTGAATGTTGAGCATCAGCGGCCAGCGCGCTACTTAACAGTGGGGCAATATCGATAGCCCTGTCCTGCGTTAACAAGTTCTCCGACAGCAGCAGGGTCGGCAGTTTATAATCCGGGAAAGGGAACCACCACCGCTGTTCGGCGAAGCCGCTAGCCTGTAAACGCTGAGCCAGTTCTACACGGCCAAAAGTCACCACCCCATCCATCGAATAACGATCTTCAATACCCTGCATTAACTGGCTGGTATGGTCTTCGGCATAACCAGAAAAATATTTTAGCCCTAACTGATTTTCAATCGCTAAAATCAGTACCCCCTGTGGCTTTAAGAACTGGCGCGCCCTGGCTAACAGGGCATCGACTGGATCAATACCCGTCCGAGCCGGAAAATAGAGGCGTGCATACTCCAGCACCCCAATCAAGGTGACGACATCATACTCTGGAATAATCGGTACTTGATGAAATTGGTCAACGACGACAGTGACATTCGGCAAATCGCGACAACGGGCCGCGGCGACTGCCGCTCGGCGCTCACTCCCCTCGATGGCCAAGATTTCACCACCAACTTCCCCTAAAAAACGGGTGATGGCCCCACAACCGGCACCGATTTCTAGCACCTTTCCAGTGAGGTGCTGCTGAACGGGGCGCAGCAAATTCGCACGCCGTGCATGCAAATGGTACATGAGCGGCCAACTCTCCTGTGCCCGCTGCCTTAATTCACTCGAAGTGATACTGACATCGTTGGCCTGCTGTACAATCTCCAATAGCTGCTGTTCGATCGCTTCCCCATCCGAATAACCAAACGGCGGTGCATTAGCGTTGATCCAAAACTGGTGCTGCTGATTGAAGCTGTAATGTGTCTCTAAGAAAACAGCTTGCCGCTCTTCTCTTACGAATTTACTCATTGATTATCCTAGGCAAGGTGCTTTGATTAACGACTTCTAAACGATAGTTCATCTGTAATTCTGCTAAGCCAGCGCTACGATGTGGATTTGATAACACCATATGAATCGCATCATAGCGGCGATCCAAGGGGATTACTTCACCCGTCTCATCCGTGGCCACTCCCAAAGAGAGCAAATAATCTCCATGAGCTAGCCATAATGAGAGTTCCAAGGTGACGATGGCCGTTGTTCCAGCCCTGACAGCGGTGAATGTGCTGGCACGGGAGCAGTCACGGCTATTATTGCCATAGACAGTCACACCATCGACCGTCTTGAGTGTTAGGCCAAAAATAGGGCGTTGACACGCCTGTAAAAAATCGACACTGAAAGAGAGGGATAACTGATCACCGGTGGTAAAGTGAGTTTGGTGCTCGGTTTTCCCTACTGGAGAGAGATGAAAAGCTTGGATCACCGCTAAGCGATTGCCCCAACGATATTCGGATGGGTTATAGCCAGCCTGCTGTTCAAAGGGAATCATCTGTTGTTGGATGGCTACAGGAGTGACCGAAGCGGTGATTGCTCCTCCTACTGACTGGTCAATCGCTTTAGGTTCTGTGATGCCTTTAGGCCCTAGCATGCGGTCTAGATAGTGATTGACGACAACCCTAGGATCGCCCGATTCAACAATAGACCCTGCAGCCATCAAAAAAGCTTTTGAGCAGTGACGAACCACTTGCTCGGTCGAATGTGTCACGAAAATAATGGTCGTGCCCCGGGCAATCAGCTGATTGAAGTGGCGAAAACATTTGGCTTGGAACTGGATATCCCCCACGGCCAAGGCCTCATCCACAATTAAAATGTCGGGATCAATCGTGGCGGCGACGGCAAAAGCTAAGCGCATTGCCATACCACTGGAGTAGCTTTTGACCGGTTGGTGGATAAACTCGCCGATATCGGCAAAGGCTAAGATCTCATCTAACCGCTGTTCTATCTCTCGACGACTCAGCCCTAGAATTGTGGCATTTAAATGGACATTCTCTAATCCACTAAATTCTGGATTAAAACCGCTACCTAGTTCCAATAAGGCGGCAATGCGTCCCTGGGTCACTATTTCACCACTGGAAGGGGTGACACAACCACAAATCATCTGCAGCAGCGTTGATTTTCCCGATCCATTTTTGCCTAAAACCCCAACCACTTCACCCCGTTTGATCTCCAAGGAGAGATCACGAACTGCCCAGAACTCGCGGTAATATTGTCGTCGAGCGCCCCATAGCCATTGGCGTAACCGATCACTTGGCTGGCGATAAATGGGATAATATTTACTCAAGCGCGAACAACGCACTGCAACATCACAAGGCATCAGCAAACACCTGTCGAAATCGTTGAAAAACGCTAAAACCAATCCACAATATCACGACACTACCGGCCGTGGCCAAGAGTACTGTGGAAACATTGGGCGTTTGTCCAGCCAGCAACAGCGCGCGCGACTGCTCGACTACCCAGGTCAGGGGGTTGAGGTAGACTATCGTTTGGTAGCGCTCCGGTAGCACGGAGACGGGATAGAAAATCGGTGACAAGAAAAGCAATACCGTCGTTAAAATGCCAATGATATGCGAGGTGTCTCGACAACAAACCCCCAGCGTGGCCAACAGGTAAGCGCTCCCAATAGCAAACCCTGCGAGCGGCAACAGCATAACCACCAATAGCAACACCGTCCAGTGAGGTAATCCATGCAGTACCATAAAGAGTAGCAGCCACACCGCTAAGCCCACGGCAAAATGGAACAGTGCGGCACAAAAGGTCACCCAGGGTAAGATCTCCAGGGGGAAAATCACCTTCTTGACATAGTTCATATTATTGATAATCAGTAGCGGTGCCCGCTGAATACACTCCGTAAACAGATTAAAGATCAATAAACCGATAAAGAGCACTAAGGCAAATTCTGTTTTAGAGTCGCCGCTATCGCCCCAACGCGCTTTAAAAACCACTCTAAAAACAAAAGTGTAGATAAGCAACATCACTAGCGGATTTAACAGTGACCAGAGCATGCCCATCATCGACCCTCGATAACGGGACGCTATCTCTCGCTTGATCAACAACCCTAATAATTCGCGATACCTCCATAGTGATTTCACGAGTGCTTGGGGTTCCATAGAAAAACCACCCATTAGGCGAAAACCTCAACCTGTTCTAAAAGTAGTGCTTGTTGATCTTTAGAGGATAGTAGCGGTGCGCTAGCACAGGGCGGCCACACAATAGCAATCGCTGGATCATCCCAACGAATCGTGCGCTCACAACCGCTATCCCAATAGTCAGTGGTTTTATACAGGACTTCAGCCCGGGCCGACAACGCCATAAACCCATGAGCAAAGCCGGGGGGGATCCAGAGCTGATGCTGATTATCAGCCGATAAAATCTCACCCACCCACTGACCAAAGGTCGGGGAGCTGCGACGAATATCCACCGCCACATCAAAGATCTCACCCACCACCGCTCGAACTAACTTTCCCTGGGCTTTAGGCGGTAGCTGGTAGTGCAATCCTCTGATCACCCCCTGGGTGGACACTGAGTGGTTATCCTGTACAAATGGCCACTCTACACCACTGTGCGCTTGAAATTCACGCTGATTAAAACTTTCATAGAAGCAGCCACGAGGATCACCCCAGACTTGCGGCGTTAACCGTAGCACGTCAGAAATTGGCAGCGGTATCATCAGCATAGGCCTGCGGATCCTCCTGTAAGAGCTGTAATAGGTAACGTCCGTAACCACTCTGTAACAGCGGTTGAGCTAACAGTTCCACCTGTTGACGATTGATCCAGTGCTGCCGAAAGGCGATCTCTTCCAAGCAGGCGATCTTCATACCCTGCCGCTTTTCTAAAGTGGCAATGAATTGGCTGGCCTCTAACATCGATTCATGCGTGCCGGTATCTAGCCAGGCGTAACCTCGCCCCATGATTTTCACTGATAAGTGGTTATTGTCTAGGTAACAGCGGTTGAGATCGGTAATTTCCAACTCGCCTCTGGCGGAGGGTATGAGTTGTCGCGCATACTCTACCGCTTGTTGATCATAAAAATAGAGTCCGGTTACAGCATAGGGGGAGCGGGGAACGTAAGGCTTCTCCATTAAGCTGATAGCCCGCCCACTGTGGTCAAATTCTACGACCCCATAGCGTTGAGGATCCTGAACATGATAAGCAAACACAGTCGCTCCACTAGCCTGCCGATCGGCCTGCAGTAGCAGCTGGTGCAGCTGCTCACCATAGAAAATATTATCGCCTAAAATCAAGGCCACCGGATGACCAGCAAGAAATTCTTCACCAATCAACAGGGCTTGTGCCAATCCCTCTGGAGTGGGCTGGATCCGGTAAGAGAGGTGAACCCCCCACTGCTGGCCATCGCCTAGGAGTTGTTGATAACGTTCAATATCCTGTGGGGTCGAAATGATTAAAATATCGCGGATCCCCGCCAACATCAGTACCGACAACGGGTAGTAAACCATCGGCTTATCGAAGATAGGCAGCAGCTGTTTTGATAGGGCTAAAGTGGCTGGATAGAGACGGGTCCCCGCCCCACCGGCCAGTAGTATTCCTTTACGGTTCATCGTCGGTTAATGACCTGGTTGCAAGAGTGTACGAATGAGACGAATCAGGTGATGTTGCCAATGAGGCAACTCAATGCCGAAAAATCGTTTTAATTTATCACTGTTTAAACAGCTATTCGCTGGCCGTTGCGCTGGCAGAGGATAGCCACTGGTCGCAATCGGTTGCAGCTGCGCCGAGATCAGTTGCAGGGTTTGCCCTTGGGCTAGCGCCTGTTGCAGTACAAATTGGGCGTAGTGATACCAACTAGTCTGCCCTGCTGCCGTCAGATGATAGGTACCAGAAGCCTGTTGAGCAAAAGTATTATCATGATGAATGCGGTAGAGCATCAAGGCAGTGACATCGGCAATGCAGTCAGCACTGGTTGGCGTCCCAATTTGATCATCAATCACCGAGAGCTGCTGTCGCTGCTGTGCCAGCCGCAAAATGGTTTTAGCAAAATTATCGCCATATAATCCATAAACCCAACTGGTGCGCACCAGCAAATGCTGGCAGCCACTGGCGCGAATAGCCTCTTCACCCTGCCATTTGGAGTCTCCATAAACGTTGAGCGGATTAGCGACATCCGTTTCATCATAGGCGCCCGCTTGAGTCCCATCGAAAACGTAATCAGTCGAGTAACTGACTAACCAGGCATTGAGAGCTTTAGCCTCTAAGGCTAATACCTCGACTGCTGCGGTATTGATTTGATAAGCCAAATCAGTCGCTGTCTCAGCTTGGTCAACCGCGGTATACGCCGCCGCATTAACAATCACGGTCGGTTGCAGTTGGCGAATCAGCTGACGCAACTGGTTGGGCTGCGTCAAATCGGCTTGATCACGACCAAACGCTTGACAAGATCCTAAAGCCGCTAATGACCGTTGTAACGCCCACCCCACTTGACCATTTTTACCCAATAATAGAATTTTCATTCGGTGTACTGCTGCTCCAACCAACTCCGATAAGCCCCGCTAGTCACCTGTTCTAACCAACTCTGGTGGGTTAAATACCAAGTGATGGTTTTTATAAGACCACTCTCAAAGGTTTCTTGAGGCTGCCAACCCAGTTGTTGGGAAATTTTCGTTGCATCAATGGCATAACGACTGTCATGACCAGGACGATCCGTCACAAAAGTGATCTGCCTGGCATAACGGTGACCATCCTGCCTAGGTTGCTGCTGATCCAGTAGGGCACAGAGTTGTTGTACCACCTCAAGGTTACTTCGTTCATGATGGCCGCCAATATTGTAACACTCCCCAGGCCTGCCTGCCTGCAAAATGCGCCGTAAGGCAGCACAATGATCGGTGACGTAAAGCCAATCCCGGCGCTGTTGACCATCGCCATACAGCGGCAGTGGTTGATGTGTGATGGCATGATGCAGCATCAAAGGAATCAATTTTTCAGGAAATTGATAGGGTCCATAATTATTGGAGCAATTGGCAGTCAGTGTCGGCAGACCATAGGTATGATAATAAGCACGGACTAAGTGATCGGCGGCAGCCTTAGAAGCCGCATAGGGGCTATTGGGTTGGTAGCGGTTGCTCTCTTTAAAAGCGGGCTCCGTTGCTGCCAACGATCCATACACCTCATCCGTAGAAATATGCAAAAAACGGAAGGCTGTTTGCTCAGAAGGAGTCAGTGCCTGCCAGTAGCACTTCACCGCCTCTAAGAGCTGAAAAGTGCCTACCATATTGGTTTGAATAAAGGTATCCGGTTCGCTAATGGAGCGGTCAACATGGCTTTCAGCAGCAAAATGGACAACGGCGCGCGGGTGATGCTCTGTTAACAATCTGCTCACTACACGCCTGTCTGCAATATCCCCTTGGATAAACTGGTGTCGCTCACACGCTTGCAATGAAACTAGGTTGTTAATATTTCCGGCATAGGTGAGCTTATCAAGATTAATAACCTCTTCATCCTCTATTGTTAGCCATTCTAATACAAAATTACTACCAATAAATCCGGCACCGCCCGTTACCATGATGCTCATCAGCTACCATTCACTCCATTATATTTTATTGAGGACTATAGCCACTAGTAAGCCCAGATTATCAAGATAAGTCTGTCGATAGACCTGACAGCGACGCATGGCTAATAGTCTTGATAACCAACCCTGTTGGTCACGTGCCGCACAGAATTGCTGAAATAACTGGCGATTCTCTAGGCTCAAATAGGTTTGCATCGTTTGCAGGGCTCGGATATTACAGGCATTAGCATGCCTAAGGTGCCCCTGTAACAGTTTTTTAGCCCGAGTGAATTTCGCCAACCAGGCACCATTAGACCCGGATACATTATGGTTGTGCTGTCGGTAACCCACGGTAGGCGTTCTATCATAAAAAACCGTGCCGCCACAACCAGAAACTAACAGATAAGTCCACCAGTCATGGCTGAACGCTTCACATGACCCGCCTGCGGTACAGAGCAAATGACGAGCCGCTTGGTTGAACACCATAGTATTCCCCCCAGCAATCACTTGCAGCAAGGCATGGGGAAAACTGGGTGGCCTGCTATACAAAGTTGATAATCCAACTGGACGCCCCTGCGCATCTAGTAAACAGGTACGGGAACAGTAGAGTGCTGGCTGCGATGCTGGAATCGACTTGAACCACTGGAGGGCGCGGCTCAGTTTGTCGGAATACCAAATATCATCCTGATCAGCATAGGCATAAAAGTCTGCTGTTATCGTGGGCTGGCAGGCTAAGCTCAAAAAATTAGCGGCGAAGCCTCTTTGAGGCCCCTGGCCAATAGAGAGTTTATGGGGACCCCAACTTTTTTGATAATGCTGCAGTAGCGATAGTGTATCATCCCTAGAGCCGTCATCAGAGGCATAAACGTGCCAGTCGGCATCCGTTTGCTGGGCAATGGACTCTAGTTGCTGACCGAGAAAGTTTTGGCCATTCAAGGTTGCTAGCAGTACCGCTACCTGCGCTTGCTCTGGGAGAGGTACTGCCACTGGGGTGATAACCCTAGGGTCAGTTGTGGTTGAACGCTGATCATGCTTCATGTTAGATGGTTACTATATTTAGGGATGCGACTGTGTTCATGAAAAAGTCAGTGCACAGTGTAACATAGCCGACAGTGGACTATTTTCATATTTTCATCCAGGGATTATCTCATCATGAAGACTAAACGACTGT
This genomic stretch from unidentified bacterial endosymbiont harbors:
- the rfbD gene encoding dTDP-4-dehydrorhamnose reductase produces the protein MKILLLGKNGQVGWALQRSLAALGSCQAFGRDQADLTQPNQLRQLIRQLQPTVIVNAAAYTAVDQAETATDLAYQINTAAVEVLALEAKALNAWLVSYSTDYVFDGTQAGAYDETDVANPLNVYGDSKWQGEEAIRASGCQHLLVRTSWVYGLYGDNFAKTILRLAQQRQQLSVIDDQIGTPTSADCIADVTALMLYRIHHDNTFAQQASGTYHLTAAGQTSWYHYAQFVLQQALAQGQTLQLISAQLQPIATSGYPLPAQRPANSCLNSDKLKRFFGIELPHWQHHLIRLIRTLLQPGH
- the rfbB gene encoding dTDP-glucose 4,6-dehydratase, which encodes MSIMVTGGAGFIGSNFVLEWLTIEDEEVINLDKLTYAGNINNLVSLQACERHQFIQGDIADRRVVSRLLTEHHPRAVVHFAAESHVDRSISEPDTFIQTNMVGTFQLLEAVKCYWQALTPSEQTAFRFLHISTDEVYGSLAATEPAFKESNRYQPNSPYAASKAAADHLVRAYYHTYGLPTLTANCSNNYGPYQFPEKLIPLMLHHAITHQPLPLYGDGQQRRDWLYVTDHCAALRRILQAGRPGECYNIGGHHERSNLEVVQQLCALLDQQQPRQDGHRYARQITFVTDRPGHDSRYAIDATKISQQLGWQPQETFESGLIKTITWYLTHQSWLEQVTSGAYRSWLEQQYTE
- a CDS encoding ABC transporter ATP-binding protein; protein product: MPCDVAVRCSRLSKYYPIYRQPSDRLRQWLWGARRQYYREFWAVRDLSLEIKRGEVVGVLGKNGSGKSTLLQMICGCVTPSSGEIVTQGRIAALLELGSGFNPEFSGLENVHLNATILGLSRREIEQRLDEILAFADIGEFIHQPVKSYSSGMAMRLAFAVAATIDPDILIVDEALAVGDIQFQAKCFRHFNQLIARGTTIIFVTHSTEQVVRHCSKAFLMAAGSIVESGDPRVVVNHYLDRMLGPKGITEPKAIDQSVGGAITASVTPVAIQQQMIPFEQQAGYNPSEYRWGNRLAVIQAFHLSPVGKTEHQTHFTTGDQLSLSFSVDFLQACQRPIFGLTLKTVDGVTVYGNNSRDCSRASTFTAVRAGTTAIVTLELSLWLAHGDYLLSLGVATDETGEVIPLDRRYDAIHMVLSNPHRSAGLAELQMNYRLEVVNQSTLPRIINE
- the rfbA gene encoding glucose-1-phosphate thymidylyltransferase RfbA, whose product is MNRKGILLAGGAGTRLYPATLALSKQLLPIFDKPMVYYPLSVLMLAGIRDILIISTPQDIERYQQLLGDGQQWGVHLSYRIQPTPEGLAQALLIGEEFLAGHPVALILGDNIFYGEQLHQLLLQADRQASGATVFAYHVQDPQRYGVVEFDHSGRAISLMEKPYVPRSPYAVTGLYFYDQQAVEYARQLIPSARGELEITDLNRCYLDNNHLSVKIMGRGYAWLDTGTHESMLEASQFIATLEKRQGMKIACLEEIAFRQHWINRQQVELLAQPLLQSGYGRYLLQLLQEDPQAYADDTAANF
- a CDS encoding glycosyltransferase family 2 protein, coding for MAVPLPEQAQVAVLLATLNGQNFLGQQLESIAQQTDADWHVYASDDGSRDDTLSLLQHYQKSWGPHKLSIGQGPQRGFAANFLSLACQPTITADFYAYADQDDIWYSDKLSRALQWFKSIPASQPALYCSRTCLLDAQGRPVGLSTLYSRPPSFPHALLQVIAGGNTMVFNQAARHLLCTAGGSCEAFSHDWWTYLLVSGCGGTVFYDRTPTVGYRQHNHNVSGSNGAWLAKFTRAKKLLQGHLRHANACNIRALQTMQTYLSLENRQLFQQFCAARDQQGWLSRLLAMRRCQVYRQTYLDNLGLLVAIVLNKI
- the rfbC gene encoding dTDP-4-dehydrorhamnose 3,5-epimerase, with product MLMIPLPISDVLRLTPQVWGDPRGCFYESFNQREFQAHSGVEWPFVQDNHSVSTQGVIRGLHYQLPPKAQGKLVRAVVGEIFDVAVDIRRSSPTFGQWVGEILSADNQHQLWIPPGFAHGFMALSARAEVLYKTTDYWDSGCERTIRWDDPAIAIVWPPCASAPLLSSKDQQALLLEQVEVFA
- a CDS encoding ABC transporter permease, with product MKSLWRYRELLGLLIKREIASRYRGSMMGMLWSLLNPLVMLLIYTFVFRVVFKARWGDSGDSKTEFALVLFIGLLIFNLFTECIQRAPLLIINNMNYVKKVIFPLEILPWVTFCAALFHFAVGLAVWLLLFMVLHGLPHWTVLLLVVMLLPLAGFAIGSAYLLATLGVCCRDTSHIIGILTTVLLFLSPIFYPVSVLPERYQTIVYLNPLTWVVEQSRALLLAGQTPNVSTVLLATAGSVVILWIGFSVFQRFRQVFADAL
- a CDS encoding class I SAM-dependent methyltransferase, which gives rise to MSKFVREERQAVFLETHYSFNQQHQFWINANAPPFGYSDGEAIEQQLLEIVQQANDVSITSSELRQRAQESWPLMYHLHARRANLLRPVQQHLTGKVLEIGAGCGAITRFLGEVGGEILAIEGSERRAAVAAARCRDLPNVTVVVDQFHQVPIIPEYDVVTLIGVLEYARLYFPARTGIDPVDALLARARQFLKPQGVLILAIENQLGLKYFSGYAEDHTSQLMQGIEDRYSMDGVVTFGRVELAQRLQASGFAEQRWWFPFPDYKLPTLLLSENLLTQDRAIDIAPLLSSALAADAQHSELSLFSLELASQAISRNKLFGELSNSFLVIAGAQKTECPQDILGYHYATDRRAEFSKVVTFSTRNSEVCVSSERLYPPVAITQDIPLMLTLSEDEPFVKGEHWQQKLYQIVNQPGWTLEELTAWAKIWLAAFLRQARLNTLPTSESLVPGNLLDALPRNLILKQDGTAVFIDQEWQLQYAIEFGYIVFRALFFSFLTVRAIAIPQDGVPIVILELFFELTARLNLLITLPDITRYLVIEDELQSWVCDTKQMISLPMVQARLLPIRVLAINEFKKHNKIAELLESNSATINQYQEQLALLEKYIVQIHNSYSWRVMRPVRFLSKVINFILNKINQ